The following are encoded in a window of Narcine bancroftii isolate sNarBan1 chromosome 2, sNarBan1.hap1, whole genome shotgun sequence genomic DNA:
- the LOC138752924 gene encoding U6 snRNA-associated Sm-like protein LSm1, with amino-acid sequence MCSVATFQKPLSECSWMEFGSSALIVLEDVDLLLAQGPSGATLHGDPAWVVWGVWIREGINPLLIPDVAEKHLVLLRDGRTLVGFLRSIDQFANLVFHQTLERIHVGQKYGDIPRGIFIVRGENVVLLGEIDLDKESTSSLQQVTIEKILEDQRLEQEVKSRAEKLKIQVFKERGLTLPYPDTLDEY; translated from the exons ATGTGCTCTGTGGCCACGTTCCAGAAACCCCTGTCAGAGTGCAGCTGGATGGAATTTGGATCATCTGCTCTGATTGTCCTTGAGGATGTGGACCTGCTCCTTGCCCAAGGTCCATCAGGAGCAACTCTCCACGGGGATCCCGCTTGGGTAGTTTGGGGTGTCTGGATTAGAGAGGGAATTAATCCACTGCTTATCCCCGATGTTGCAGAGAAGCACCTGGTGCTGCTGCGCGATGGGCGGACCTTGGTCGGATTCTTGAGGAGTATCGATCAGTTCG CTAATTTGGTGTTCCACCAGACACTGGAACGGATTCATGTGGGCCAAAAGTATGGAGACATTCCTCGTGGAATATTCATTGTGCGAGGCGAGAATGTGGTCCTGTTGGGTGAGATT GACCTGGATAAGGAGAGCACGTCGTCCCTCCAGCAGGTGACCATTGAGAAGATTCTGGAGGACCAGCGGCTGGAGCAAGAGGTCAAGAGCAGGGCAGAGAAACTAAAGATTCAGGTTTTTAAGGAGCGAGGACTGACCCTCCCCTATCCCGACACGCTGGATGAATATTAG